GATGAACTATACCTTATATGCTCAAAAGAACATCAATGGGCAAAAAAGAATATCATCCAGATGGATGATTTATCAAAAGCTGATTTCATCATGAGGGAAGTTGGCAGCGGCACCAGAGAAGTGTTTGAAAATACAATGAAATCCCACAACGTCGAATACGACATTAAACTGGAACTAAACAGCATCGAGGCAATAAAGAAGGCAGTCGAAGCAAACTTAGGTGTTTCAGTAATATCAAAGTTAGCTCTAAATGAAGAATTAAAAAGTTCGAAGCTTATAAAAATAGAAATAGAAGGAATAAAATTCACGAGAAAATTCAATATCATATATCATAAAGACAAATACTTGTCAGATCTTCATAAGAAGTTTATAGATTTCATTTGCAGTGTAAAATGAGGCATGTTATTTTAAAAGGAATTCGTAATATGTCATGACGTAGTCTTTTATCCTATCTGCAATCGCTTTGTGGCCCTCCTCATTCGGGTGTATTCCATCTTCACATAAAAGCTTTCTGTAATCAGGTCTATCTAAAAACGCGCTTCTCACATCTATTATCTTCGTATCGGTGCTTGAGGCTATGCTCAATATGGCAGAATTGTATCTTTCCTGCCACCAGTATATCTTTGTGACGCTTCCAAGCCACGTCAATATGTTTTTTGCCATTTCTTTATTGCCTTTGCTAATCCAGCTAAAGTATCTGTCTGCATCCAATGGAGGAAGCGTAAGCAAAACCGGTGCTATGTTGGCATTTTTAAGCGAATCTATGAGTTCTCTTAATGTCTCTTTAAACACATTGAAATCAGTGTTTGGCAGATGTTCTTTGTAAGGGTCTTTAGCTACCTCATCCCAATTAAAATCGCAATCATTCCCCCCAAACTCTAAAAGTACAATATCAGGACTTACCTTGTCTAACTCTTTTTTAAGCCTGTCTTTGCCTCTTAATATGGTGCTGCCAAACTTCGATATGTTTTCAACAGTTCCTTTTAAGCATCCATTTAAAAGATTTGCATAAGAATCCTTCAAAACCACATATTTGTTCCTAATTTTATCGAGAACCACGCCTTTGGATATGGAATCTCCGCACACAAGAAAGTTGTAATTTTCTTTTATGTTCAACATCTCCATCATTTAGCCTCCCTAACCTTTTAATCTATTATACCACAAATTAACATATTTATTAACAAAAAAATGCCGAAACATTCGGCATTATTCCAATTTCAATATTACATCATTATCCTTTTTGTAGATTATATAATTTGCGTTGATACCCAGTATATCGCCGCTTCCCGTTATGGTCTCACCTGTATTTACGTCAATCAAATCTTTACCGTCAAAAGTGACAGTCAAAGCATTGTCCTTAGGCAGTATATACACCTGATTTGGATCAATTGCATGATTCAGCTTTATGTGACTCCAGTTTTTGAAGCTTTTATCAATTGTTCCGTAGTATATTTCCACAACTTTATTGTCGCTGTCTAATTTACCTACGTACACATTGTCATTGTTGTCAGTGCCAATAAGCGAGAAGCCACCACTTAAAAATGTGTAGCCACTGCCATTCTTGATGACCCTTATTATCCCGTTTGATGACTCATATAAAAGGACATCTTTTCTCTGAAGCTCGTACATTCTTGTAATCCTCTTAACTGGCAGTCTAAAGTTTGTAATCTGGCCCATTATATCTACACGGTACAGATAGCTATAACCATTGGCATCAACCACATTTATATAGATCATGTTTGTAAGAGGCGACAATGTGACATTTTCTATACGGCTGTTTCTTGGAGCATATATAAGCTTGTCTATCTTTATCTTGTTGTTTATATCAAGGTCATAAGCCTCAAGCTGTATCGCTTCACTGCCACGGCTATACGTCTTATAAAAATATATGATTCTGTTTCTATCGTTAAGCCATGTGTAGTACTGTATATAGTTGCTGGCTGCGATTACCTTCTTTATGCCTTGCGTCTTAGTGTCGACGACTATTATCTGATGGTTTAAAAGATATGAAACGTAACTTCCGTCATAAGAAGCCTCCACACTTTCTCCATCGTTAGGTACCGCAACTTTCATGGTCTTTTGCATCGCGTTTGTATCTGACTCAGTATTGACTTTTTGTATGTGAAACGTAGTTGTTGTAGATAGATATACATTATTTATATAGAAAAGCACTCCCATCTCTATTATCAATGGAAACACTATCCACGTAAAAATTCTTCTTATAGCTTTCATAATACCTCCATCTTATTTTGCATAAAATATTGTAGGAACCATTCTCTCGCCTAAAGGATTTGACGGATTGTTTATGACTTTTCCTTTGTAGTACATGGTGGTTGAGGATCCTCCGTCAAGATTTGTGGCATTTACGGCACCATAATCCAGCATTATGTTTTGCACATCCTTTAACGTGGCTCCGACGCTGGATATTGCCCTTCCGTCTATGACTAAAAATATGACTGTACCATCGGCCCTCTGTCCTATTGCAGTCCTTGGGGCAATACCCCATCCACCGTCACCAGTCTTTATCATAGGCTTTCCATTGACTACGAGAGCAGGACCAAAGCTTACAGCTTCTTTTAAATTTAATTTTTTTATCTCGTCCAACGTGTATTTGCCCACCAGCAGTTTGCCGTCTGTTGTAAATCCTGCAAGGTCGATTTTACCGTCTTTGCTGTAGGCATTGTTGTATATTAGCTTTCCATTGTGTATGATGATTCCGCCTGGCGTTCCTCCACTTCCAGTCCACGCACCATCAACGTATCCAATAAAGCCTCCAGCGTTTATAGCAGCTATAGCCCCATTTTCTTTCGCTATCTCACTGACTGTCTCTCCTTCTTTAGGAAGCTTGCTTGATATGCCTACTTCAACTCTCGTAGGATCGTGAATTAAAATCACCTTTCCTTTGAATCTGCTGCTGCTTATGTCGTTCACTTCAATCGTCGTATCGTGGTTGTTTTTGAAATTCAATAGACTACTTTTGCTGCTGTCTGTAGATATATTTGTCATTTCCTTCATTATAGCGTCAATTTTGCTTTGAGGCAAAAATAATGTGGCAATGTACTTATGGCTAAATGTAGTCATAGCTGTCGCTACCAAAGTATTTCTGATATTTGTAAAAGGACCGTAAAATATGGACATCGGTATAACTATGACAGCCAAAAATACTTGAAATATTACATATGCTATTATCTTTTTCATACAATTTCTCTCTCCCATTTTAACACCTTATAATTTTACACATATTCTATTATACAAGAAAATTATTAATATTTTATTAAAAAAATCGCAAATATATAAAAAAATATATCCTGAATAGCTATTTTTATAGCATAATCAGGATATATTTACTTGTATTGGGTTATTTTGCAAGATTGTATATGTTTATTAGACATTTTTCTACGCAATTTTACTTTTCGCCACAAATATTTAAGATCTCATTATACAATTTTTTGTCGATGTAGAATCCCTTTCGTATCATATCGTCTACAACTGGCTTTACTCTTTTTATGATTCCTTTTTCCTTTGCCTTTACCAAAATCCCCAGCGTGCCACTTACAACAAGTCCTAAGCTTTTTGAATGCTGTCTTGCAAGGTAATCATCAATAATACACAAATCAGCATTAATCTCTTTAGCCAAAATCATCACTTCAACTTCACCCTTATGAAGGCTTGTAGGGAAAAATTGCTTTGCCTCTTCATTTTTTATCTTAACAATTTTTATAAAGTCTTCAATTTGGCAATTTTCAACAATATTCACTTCTTCATATACACCATAAGGGATATATACATTCTCGTAAAGCTGTTTTAAAAGATCCATTCGGCCTATATTTCGAAGAATTATAATCGGTGTAGAGTTTAAAACAACTTTACGCATTTCTTATATCCTCCGCAAGTTCTTCTCCGCCAACGTAAGAAAAAATGCTTATATTAAAACCAGATAAATACTTTATGAAATCTTCCTCACTTACACCAGCAAGTCCAGCACATTGACCTAATGAAAGCTTTTTCTCTTGATAATATCTAACTGCTAAAGTTTTTTTCATCTCATCTATAAGCTCTTCTCCACTTTTTCCAAGACTTAATAATATTTCTTCAGGAATTTCTATTTTCTCTGTAAACTTCATAAAATCACCTTCTGTTTTAAACCTTATGATTATATTATATCACATATAGCTTAAGTTAGTGGAAACATAATGAAAAAATAAATATATAAAAAAATATATCCTGAATAGCTATTTTTATAGCATAATCAGGATATATTTACATATATTGGGTTATTTTGCAAGATTGTATATGTTTATTATGTCATCTTTCGTAAGTTTAACAAACTGCCCGACAGTTGTCGCCCCATTTGACGTGCATTTATCTGCCATCTCCTCAAACCTGTCATAAGGTATATTAGCTTCCTTCAGTGTCACAGGAAGACCTATATTTTTGAAGAAATCCTCAAGTCTTTTTATACCTTCCAGCGCTATCGCTTCTCTGTCGGTAAATGTCAAGTCTACATCCCAAACTTTAACGGCAAACTGGACAAATCTATCCAAGTCGTGTTTATACACGTATTTCATCCATGCTGGGAATATTATAGCAAGACCTGCGCCGTGTGCTATATCGTAGATTGCGCTTAGTTCATGCTCAATCCTGTGTGATGCCCAATCACCGATTCTTCCCGTATCCAGCAATCCATTATGTGCAATAGTACCTACCCACATCACTTCAGCTCTCGCATCATAGTCTTCAGGATTTTCAATAAGCCTTGGAACATTGTTTATCATTGTCTTAAGCGTTGCTTCACAAAGCCTATCTGTAAGATCTACATTGCGGACATTTGTAAAGTACCTTTCCATTATATGAGCCATTATATCCGCTGCACCTGCAGCCGTCTGATACTGAGGAAGTGTGTACAAAAGCTCTGGATTCATTATGGCAAATTGAGGCCTTATGAGATCAGAATGTATACCTTTCTTGTACCAACCATCTTCATTCGTTATGACTGCACTGTCGCTGGCTTCACTTCCTGTTGCAGCCAACGTCAATATTACACCTACTGGCAATGCCTTTTCAATCTCAGCTTTGCCTACAAAGAAATCCCACACTTTGCCATCGTAAAGCGCACCAACAGCGATAGCCTTTGCAGTGTCTATGGCACTACCTCCACCTACAGCCAATATAAAGTCAATGCCGTTTTCTTTGCAAATCTTTATCCCTTCATAAACCAAGCTAAGCCTTGGATTTGGTTTTACTCCTGATAATTCTATGTAATCAACACCATTGTCTTTTAGCGATTTTACGACTTTGTCGTAAAGACCTGTCTTTTTTATGCTGCCACTGCCGTAGACAAACAATACTTTTTTTGAATATTTTTTTGTCTCTTGGCCTACTCTATTTTCAGTCCCTTTGCCAAAGATGATCTTTGTCGGACAAACAAAATCAAAATTGTTCATAAAATCACACCCTCTTTTTAATTTTTCTTTTGAAATAATTATACCACTGGTTTTTTGAAAAACATATTTTGATAGTACACTACGATAACATTTGATATGTAACAACTAATATACAACTTCATATATTAGTTTTAGAACACGATCATATTTAATCGTGCTCAAAATATTCCAAACGAGGTGGTTGTTTTGCCAACTATTCAAATTAACCCTACTGACGATGCTTATATATCGCAGTATTTTCCTACTCAAAATTTCGGCAATTCTATTTCACTATTTACTGGCGAATATTTAAGGTTTGGAAATATGCCAGATGCTTACAGAACTCTATTAAAGTTTGACTTATCAGGAGCTATACCGTCTGGTAATGTGATGACAGATGCTAAACTGTATCTTTATGTAAACAGAAAAGATATGCCTGACAGCGTACTGTATCCACAGAATATTACAATCTATGAAAACTTAAATGACTTCAGTCAATCGACGGTAACTTGGAATACGGCACCTTTTACCGTCGTAACTCCTTATAGTTTTACTGTTACCGACAGCATGGTAGGAAGCTATATAGGAATTGATATAACAAACTTAGCATATAAATGGGTCTTAACACCATCTTTAAACTTTGGCATAACCATAAAGGGAATAGAAAATGTAGTTGACACTATAATAGGATATGAATCAACTAACAATGTAAATAAGCCATATCTTGAAATAACTTATGAACCATGTCCTGTATGTCCTACCGGTCCAACCGGTCCGACTGGTCCTACTGGCCCTACCGGTCCGACTGGTCCTACTGGTCCTACCGGCCCGACTGGCCCGACTGGTCCTACTGGTCCTACCGGCCCGACTGGTCCTACCGGCCCGACTGGTCCTACTGGTCCTACTGGTCCTACCGGCCCGACTGGCGCAGGAATAGCAGCTTACGGATATATTTACAACACAACTGGTAACACCGTCATTCTTGGTGGAGATGTAACATTTGACAGCAATGGACCGTTAGTAGGCATCTCTCACACAGCAGGAACTGCACCTATAACATTTGATGTCGGCGGAACCTATAGAATTAGCTATACTGCGACAGCTTCAGTAGCTATTTTGAATTCGATGGTGTTGACATTAAACGGCACTCCATTACCTGAAACGCAGTATTCTACCATTATCAATGCAACTGAACTAGTAGGTGAAGCTATAATAACAGTATCCGCTGGAGACGTATTGACTTTGAGAAATACAGGCGTCGCCTTGACTTTAGCTTCTGGAGTCGTAAATGCTTCTATCACATTGCTAAAGCTTGACTGATATTAAAAGACATCTAAGGGTTTTGTTTTGCCAACCCTTAGATGTAAATTTATTGAAATCAGATAAGGAGAATGTCTATGTGCCAAAGTATAACTATAAGTCTGTGCATGATAGTAAAAAATGAAGAACTGACATTGGATAGGTGCTTAACATCCATAAAAGATGCGGTAGATGAAATAATCATAGTTGATACAGGTTCTACTGACTTAACAAAAAATATTGCAAAGAAATTTACTGATAAAATATTTGATTTTAAGTGGATAGACGATTTTAGCGCAGCAAGAAATTTTTCATTTAGCAAAGCGACAATGGATTATATATTATGGCTTGATGCAGATGATTATGTGGAACCAGGCGATTTAGAAAAACTTATAAATCTTAAAAACAATTTTGACCCATCTATTGACTCAGTGACGATGAAGTACGTATTGACTAAAACATCAAATGGCAATCCATCTTTCATAAGCATTAGAAATCGCCTTGTTAAAAGGACGAAGGATTTTAAATGGGTTGGCGCAGTGCATGAATACCTTGAGGTCTACGGAAAAATTTACAATAGCGATATACAAATTGTGCATGGTAAAATAAAAAATACGCCCAATAGAAACATTGAAATTTACGAAAAAATGATTGAAAGCAAAAAAGACTTTTCGCCAAGAGATATGTTTTACTATGCAAATGAATTAGCCGAACACAAAAGATATACTGAAGCCGTTCAATATTACAACATGTTTATAGACTCCAAGAAAGGATGGATGGAAGATATACTGTATTCTCTCGGAAAGCTTGCTGACTGCTATGAAGCTTTAGGAGACTTAGACAAAAGGGATAAAGTGCTTTTTAAATCTTTTGAGTACGACGTACCAAGGCCTGAATTCTGTTGCAGATTAGGTTATAAATTTTTGCAGGAAAACAAGATAAAACAATCTATTTTCTGGTATGAGCTTGCGACAAAAGTAGAAAAACCTAATCAAGGCTTTGTAAATATAGCATGTTCAACATGGCTTCCACATATTCAGTTGTGTATATGCTATTATAGATTAGGTGACATAAAAAAATCATATATGCATAATGAAGAAGCGAGAAAGTATGACCCAAATAATCCTATGGTGCTTCAAAACAAAGCATTTTTAGAAAGCTTATTAAATAACAAATGATTATAAGCATAACCTGGTATATTTATTATTGTTATATCAGGTTATGCTTATATAAACTATTTAAGTTATATTGACTTAAGCATATATTTGAAAATCATCAAGGCTTCGGCTCCTACCCATCTCATTAATAAAAGCGTCAACAGCAAATTGCTCTTTTAAAATATTGTAGTAGTACATCTCCTCTTTTGACTTTATCTCAAATCCATTAGCCAATTTCTTATTTTTAACAAAATATCTGTCACTTATCTCTGCCTCTCCCAATGAATTTAAAACTTCATTTGTGCCAGTACCAATCGAAAATTTTTCTTTCCTCCTCCAAACAATTGAATCAGGTAGATACTCTTCCGCAGTCTTTCTAAGAATCCACTTTTCTGTTTTATCTTTTTCGCTTATTTTATAAGATGGCTTTATTTTAAAAGCATAGTGAATCATTTCCGTATCTAAAAAAGGCACTCTTCCTTCTATTGAATTGGCCATTGTCATCCTGTCAACTCTTTGTAAATTACTGTTGTGCAAATTTCCTGTTATACTTCTAAGTTCTGTGTGCATTTCCCAATTATTTGAGTAATTTTTTAAATAATGATAACCACCAAATAGTTCATCTGCACCTTCACCAGATAAGACAACTTTTACATATTTGCTGGCAAGCTTAGATACAAAGTATGTCGCAACAGCACTCCGTACTAAAGCTGGATCACAGGATTCAAGATAATATATAACTTTTGGCAGTATTTTCTTTATATCGTCTTCTGTATAAATTAACTCATGGTGAATTGTACCAATATAGTCTGCAACAATCCTTGCGTTTTTTATATCATTACTGCCTTCCATGCCAACTGCAAAGGAATTTAAATTCTTCTTGTACTTTGCAGCAATGGCAGCTATAAGGCTGCTATCAAGACCACCACTAAGAAATACTCCAACTGGAACATCAGCAACTAATCTTTTCCTCACTGAATCCTCTAATCTAAGCCTTAGTCCATTTACTATATCATCTGCATTTTTTATATTTATTGGATCTTGTTCTATAGAAAAATATTTTGAAAATCCATTTTTTGTCGTATATGTTTGTCCATTAGGAAATTCATTTATATCGTCTGTGACAACTTGCAGCGCCTTAATCTCCGATGCAAAAGCCAAATAACCTTCTTCTGTATAACCGTAATACAATGGCTTTATTCCTAGTGGATCCCTAGCCATAAATATTGTTTTTTCAATAGAATCATAAATAACCAGCGAAAACATGCCATCCAAGTAATTAACACAGTCCTCTTTTAATTCTTCGTATAAATGAATTATCACCTCACTATCTGTATTTGTGGCAAAATTATGATTTTTTAACTCACTTCTTAATGACTTGTAATTGTAAATTTCACCATTAAATATCATCCAATATCTTCCGTCTTCATTTTTCATCGGTTGCCTACCATTATATAAGTCAATTATAGTCAACCTATTATGTCCTAATGTAATATTTGAGTCTGAAAATATACCATGATCGTCTGGTCCACGATGTACAATTTTCTCCAACATCATCTTAACTCTATTTGTGTCGTTCCCATGAAATATACCAGCTATCCCGCACAAAAGATAATCATCTCCTTATAATCAGAATTTTTTGATATAGAATAAAATTACATCAATACCATTATACAATATTATACAGTAAAAATCTAGCCAATGAAGATATTGGTTAGCATTTAATAGTTATAAAATTTAGATTTAAAGTGATAAAAAGAACAGGTCTATTTAATGCCTGTTCTTTTTTATACTTACTCTATTTTAAACATCTTAAGCGATTCCATAAGCTCTTCTGCATACATTTTAAGCTCATTTGCCGTGCTTGAAAGCTCCTCAATTATAGCTGTCTGCTCTTGTGATGATGCCGAAATCTCCTCAGTAGACGCCGCAGTTTCCTCAGATACAGCAGCTATATCCTGCACAGCATCAACGATCTTGTTCTTATTGGCTTCTATCTCTTTTAAAGAGTCGTTCAGGCTGTTTATCATGTCTGTCACAAACTTCAAGGCTTGTATAATGCCTTCAAATATCTCTTTCGTGTTATTGACGGAATTGCTTTGCTCCATGACGATATTATTGGCATTTTCCACCGTTGCCACCGTTTCATTTACGTCATTTTGTATCTCAGATATAAGCTCTGATATGCTTTTAGCAGCAAGGCTTGACTCATCAGCCAATTTTCTCACTTCATCAGCAACAACAGCAAAGCCTTTTCCAGCCTCTCCCGCTCTTGCAGCTTCTATAGCTGCATTTAAAGACAGCAAATTGGTCTGATCCGCTATCTGCCTTATTGTATCCACTATCTTTCCTATCTGGTTTGATTTATCTCTCAAGAAAAGTGTAGATTCTCTTACTTTGTTGTTGGATTCGATGCTTTGCTGCGTCTTAGCTAAAAGGCTTTCAATTATCTCATTGCTGCTTTCCGAAATCATGTTTATGTTTGTGACTTCGTCCAAAATATTGTTGGAGTCGTTCATAGCCGTATCTATAAGCTTTCCAAGCTCCAGTGTTGCTTTTGCGCTGCTTTGAGCGCTTTCAGCCTGATTCGATGAACCTTCAGCTATCTGCTCTATTGCCCTGGCCACATCTTGCATTGTGGACGAAACTTGCTCTGACGACGATGCAATGTTATTGGAAATATTGTTTACAGATTCAGCCACATTTTTTATCTTTATGACCAATGACCGTATTCCTTCAATCATGTCATTGTAGCTTTTAGAAAGCAGTCCTACTTCATCTCTTGATTTTATATCAGTGCTAAGCACAAGCTCACCTTTTGACGCTTTCTCCATCGTCTTTGATATTTTCCTGATGCCGCCTGTCAAAGTAGAAATAAAGATAAATGCCAAAATGAGCCCAAATATGAGGCAGATAATCATTACAGTGATCATCGTATTCCTTATGGAGCTTGTATCAACATTTAGCTCCTGAATAGTCGTCGAAACGACGCCGATCCATCCAAATTCGCTTAGCTTCTTGACGCTGGCAAACTTCAACTGGTTGTTAAAAGTGTACTCCATCGTCTTATTATTAAGGGACAAAAGCTGTTTGCCAAAGCTGTACTTTGTAATCTTTGTAAACATCATAGTTTTGTCAGGATGGGATATGACAGTGCCATCACTTGTCATCAAGTAAAAGTATCCTGAATTTCCTATCTTTATGCTGCTTATGGCATCCGAAAGCTTCGATAGGTCTATGTCTATTCCGACAACTCCTGCTAAGTTTTGGTTTTCATCAAATATGGCTTTTGACATGGTTATCTCAGGTTTGCCAGACAGGATGTCCTTGTAAGGCTCAGTAGAAGCAATAGCACCTCCTGCATCTAAAGCAGCTTGATACCAAGGCCTTTTAGTGAGATCTACTCCACTTACATCTTGAACAGGGTAGATGATGGTCTTACCGTCTTTAGCTGTAAAATAAGCGTTTAATATGATCGAATTGTTGTCTTCTACACCTTTTAATTTATCCAACAAGCTACTTGAATCGCCGGTTTTGATGTAGTTTTTAAGGTCGCTGGAATTGGCAATATCATTAAGTGAAATCTCCGCGTTTTGCTTCACCATTCCAACGTAATTGTCAAGCACTGAAAGAGCCGCTTGATTTGATTTGTCTATTCTGCTTTTTAAAATTGTCTGCGCTTCATTTACAGAAAAATAGCCTGTAATGAGAAGCGGTACGACGATAAACAGGGTAACCAATGAGAAAATCTTGATCCTTATGCTTTTCACTGCCTTATCACCTCATGTATTAATTTTGCTCGTAAATTGTTTATCGGCTATTTTAACAATAATCTTAAGCGTTTTTTGTATTTTTTCTCATATCAATTCCATAAATGCCGCCATGCTGCCTGTTATACCCTTGTCCCTTCTGTAAGAGTAAAACTCATCAATATTGCAAGATGTGCAAAGGCCTGATATAGTTATGTTCTCATCTTTTATCCCACAGTTTATAAGCTCATAGTAGTTTGTCATCTCAAGGTTTAACATCCACTTTCCATCGCCTTTGTCCAACAATACATCATCTATGTCGATATTTAATCTTGATATTTCATCTGCCACATCTTTACCTACCTCATAGCAGCAAAAGCCTATAGCTGGACCTATAGCTGCAAGTATATCTTTTTTATCAGAGCCAAAAGCAGTTACCATCGTCTCAACAGTCTTAGGGCCAATTTCTTTCACTGTGCCTCTCCATCCAGCATGCGCTAATGCTATGACGTTTTTTACAGGATCTAAGAAATAAAGAGGTGTGCAATCAGCATAAAATGTCACAATGGGTATGCCTCTTTCATTGGTCATCAAAGCATCCGCGTTTTTTATATCGCTTTCCCCAAAGTTTTTACCTTTGTCAGATTCATTGACAATTCTAATGCCATCTGAATGGATTTGATTTGAAAACACCATATCGTTGTAATTGATATTTGCAACATGGCATATACGATTAAAATTTTCATACACGCTTTCTTTATCATCGTACCTTGTAAGGCTTAAGTTAAGAGAGCTGTAAGGCCCACCACTTATGCCGCCTATTCTTGTGGAAAAAAGATGTTTTACCTTCCCGGTTTCTTCAAATGCAGGTATCGTATAAAAGACGAGGCCATCTTTTTCATTTCTTTTAAATCCTATATCCACCTTAATCAAACCTTTCTATATTATTATTGTATAAAAAAAGGACATCACTGTCCTCAATTCAGCTTGCCTTTTTCTTTTTTTCTTCTTTTTTATTTATGTACTTGTCAGAAAATTTGATCATTGAAAGCATTATTAAAAAAAGCAATGCTACCGTCAGCACCCCTGCAACCGGTATAATAATAATGTACTTTTCCATCATTGACCTCTCCCTTTTTAACCTTATATATACATTATACTATAATCGTATACAAATTTGTTGACTTTTTTAAAAAAAATA
The nucleotide sequence above comes from Thermoanaerobacterium sp. PSU-2. Encoded proteins:
- the asnB gene encoding asparagine synthase B, encoding MCGIAGIFHGNDTNRVKMMLEKIVHRGPDDHGIFSDSNITLGHNRLTIIDLYNGRQPMKNEDGRYWMIFNGEIYNYKSLRSELKNHNFATNTDSEVIIHLYEELKEDCVNYLDGMFSLVIYDSIEKTIFMARDPLGIKPLYYGYTEEGYLAFASEIKALQVVTDDINEFPNGQTYTTKNGFSKYFSIEQDPINIKNADDIVNGLRLRLEDSVRKRLVADVPVGVFLSGGLDSSLIAAIAAKYKKNLNSFAVGMEGSNDIKNARIVADYIGTIHHELIYTEDDIKKILPKVIYYLESCDPALVRSAVATYFVSKLASKYVKVVLSGEGADELFGGYHYLKNYSNNWEMHTELRSITGNLHNSNLQRVDRMTMANSIEGRVPFLDTEMIHYAFKIKPSYKISEKDKTEKWILRKTAEEYLPDSIVWRRKEKFSIGTGTNEVLNSLGEAEISDRYFVKNKKLANGFEIKSKEEMYYYNILKEQFAVDAFINEMGRSRSLDDFQIYA
- a CDS encoding UPF0175 family protein, with product MKFTEKIEIPEEILLSLGKSGEELIDEMKKTLAVRYYQEKKLSLGQCAGLAGVSEEDFIKYLSGFNISIFSYVGGEELAEDIRNA
- a CDS encoding iron-containing alcohol dehydrogenase, giving the protein MNNFDFVCPTKIIFGKGTENRVGQETKKYSKKVLFVYGSGSIKKTGLYDKVVKSLKDNGVDYIELSGVKPNPRLSLVYEGIKICKENGIDFILAVGGGSAIDTAKAIAVGALYDGKVWDFFVGKAEIEKALPVGVILTLAATGSEASDSAVITNEDGWYKKGIHSDLIRPQFAIMNPELLYTLPQYQTAAGAADIMAHIMERYFTNVRNVDLTDRLCEATLKTMINNVPRLIENPEDYDARAEVMWVGTIAHNGLLDTGRIGDWASHRIEHELSAIYDIAHGAGLAIIFPAWMKYVYKHDLDRFVQFAVKVWDVDLTFTDREAIALEGIKRLEDFFKNIGLPVTLKEANIPYDRFEEMADKCTSNGATTVGQFVKLTKDDIINIYNLAK
- a CDS encoding SGNH/GDSL hydrolase family protein is translated as MEMLNIKENYNFLVCGDSISKGVVLDKIRNKYVVLKDSYANLLNGCLKGTVENISKFGSTILRGKDRLKKELDKVSPDIVLLEFGGNDCDFNWDEVAKDPYKEHLPNTDFNVFKETLRELIDSLKNANIAPVLLTLPPLDADRYFSWISKGNKEMAKNILTWLGSVTKIYWWQERYNSAILSIASSTDTKIIDVRSAFLDRPDYRKLLCEDGIHPNEEGHKAIADRIKDYVMTYYEFLLK
- a CDS encoding phosphodiester glycosidase family protein, with the protein product MKKIIAYVIFQVFLAVIVIPMSIFYGPFTNIRNTLVATAMTTFSHKYIATLFLPQSKIDAIMKEMTNISTDSSKSSLLNFKNNHDTTIEVNDISSSRFKGKVILIHDPTRVEVGISSKLPKEGETVSEIAKENGAIAAINAGGFIGYVDGAWTGSGGTPGGIIIHNGKLIYNNAYSKDGKIDLAGFTTDGKLLVGKYTLDEIKKLNLKEAVSFGPALVVNGKPMIKTGDGGWGIAPRTAIGQRADGTVIFLVIDGRAISSVGATLKDVQNIMLDYGAVNATNLDGGSSTTMYYKGKVINNPSNPLGERMVPTIFYAK
- a CDS encoding DNRLRE domain-containing protein, coding for MVVLPTIQINPTDDAYISQYFPTQNFGNSISLFTGEYLRFGNMPDAYRTLLKFDLSGAIPSGNVMTDAKLYLYVNRKDMPDSVLYPQNITIYENLNDFSQSTVTWNTAPFTVVTPYSFTVTDSMVGSYIGIDITNLAYKWVLTPSLNFGITIKGIENVVDTIIGYESTNNVNKPYLEITYEPCPVCPTGPTGPTGPTGPTGPTGPTGPTGPTGPTGPTGPTGPTGPTGPTGPTGPTGPTGPTGAGIAAYGYIYNTTGNTVILGGDVTFDSNGPLVGISHTAGTAPITFDVGGTYRISYTATASVAILNSMVLTLNGTPLPETQYSTIINATELVGEAIITVSAGDVLTLRNTGVALTLASGVVNASITLLKLD
- a CDS encoding DUF3368 domain-containing protein — protein: MRKVVLNSTPIIILRNIGRMDLLKQLYENVYIPYGVYEEVNIVENCQIEDFIKIVKIKNEEAKQFFPTSLHKGEVEVMILAKEINADLCIIDDYLARQHSKSLGLVVSGTLGILVKAKEKGIIKRVKPVVDDMIRKGFYIDKKLYNEILNICGEK
- a CDS encoding glycosyltransferase family 2 protein; the protein is MCQSITISLCMIVKNEELTLDRCLTSIKDAVDEIIIVDTGSTDLTKNIAKKFTDKIFDFKWIDDFSAARNFSFSKATMDYILWLDADDYVEPGDLEKLINLKNNFDPSIDSVTMKYVLTKTSNGNPSFISIRNRLVKRTKDFKWVGAVHEYLEVYGKIYNSDIQIVHGKIKNTPNRNIEIYEKMIESKKDFSPRDMFYYANELAEHKRYTEAVQYYNMFIDSKKGWMEDILYSLGKLADCYEALGDLDKRDKVLFKSFEYDVPRPEFCCRLGYKFLQENKIKQSIFWYELATKVEKPNQGFVNIACSTWLPHIQLCICYYRLGDIKKSYMHNEEARKYDPNNPMVLQNKAFLESLLNNK